TATAAGGGCGCCAAATCGGTTGTCATCTGCCCTGACTATTCCGAAGCGTCAAAATTCGCCGATCTGTGGCTGCACCCCAAACAGGGGACGGACGCTGCCCTGGCTATGGCGATGGGGCACGTGATTTTGCGGGAGTTCCACCTTGGCCGCAAGGTTGATTATTTTGATGACTATTGCCGGCGTTATTCGGATATGCCCATGCTGGTGCGCCTTACCCCCCATAAACGCCATTTTATCCCCGACCGGCTGTTGCGCGCTTCGGATTTTGCCAAAAATCTCGGCGAGCGTAACAACCCGGAATGGAAAACCGTGGCAATCAATTCCAGAACTGACGCCTGCGTTGTCCCGCTTGGCTCGGCCGGTTTCCGCTGGGGCGAAAAAGGCAAATGGAACCTTGAAAGCAAGGATGGCAAGGGTAAAGACGTCGTGCTGGAACTGAGCCTTGCAAGAAAAGGCAAGCATGACAGTTTTGCTTCCGTGGACTTTCCCTATTTCGGCAATGAAGCCAATGATTATGCCGCCGGCACCAATCAAAAGGATATTTTCACCCGTAAAGTTCCGGTGCGGACATTGAAACTGCCGGAAGGCGAGATACAGGTTGCCACGGTGTTTGACCTGCTTGTCGCCAATTACGGGCTGGAAAACGGTTATAAAGATAAAAGCTGCGCCCGCTCCTATGATTCCGATGTGCCCTACACCCCCGCCTGGGCAGAAAAAATCACCGGTGTGCCGCGCCAGCACATTATCACCGTAGCGCGTGAATTTGCCCGCAATGCGGAAAAAACCAATGGCCGTTCGATGGTCATTCTCGGCGCTGGCCTGAACCACTGGTATCATATGGATATGAGCTATCGCGGCATCATCAATATGCTGGTGATGTGCGGCTGTATCGGCCAGTCGGGGGGCGGCTGGAGCCATTATGTCGGCCAGGAAAAGCTGCGGCCGCAAACCGGCTGGACACCCCTCAGTTTCGCGCTCGACTGGGCGCGGCCGCCGCGCCATATGAACTCCACCTCTTTCTTCTATGCCCATACAGACCAGTGGCGCTATGAAACGGTTAAAGTCAATGAGCTGCTTTCCCCCACCGCCCCGGAAGGCGCATGGGACGGCAGCCTGATTGACTATAACATCCGCGCTGAACGCATGGGCTGGCTGCCTTCCGCGCCGCAGCTGGCAACCAACCCGCTGCATATCGCGCAAATGGCCGAGCAAGCCGGAATCCCTGCCGGTGACTATGTCGCCAAAGGGTTGAAAAACGGCACCTTGCGGATGTCGTGCGAAGACCCCGACGCCCCGGAAAACTGGCCGCGCAACCTGTTTGTCTGGCGCTCCAACCTTCTCGGTTCATCCGGCAAGGGGCACGAATATTTCCTCAAGCATCTGCTTGGCACGCCAAACGGCGTGCTGGGCAAGGATCTGGGTGACGAGGGCAACCGTGACGCCCGCGAGGTCGTCTGGCATGACAAGGCGCCGGAAGGCAAGCTTGACCTGCTGGTAACGCTTGATTTCCGTATGTCCACCACCTGTGTCTATTCCGATATCGTGCTGCCGACAGCAACATGGTATGAGAAAAACGACCTCAACACCTCGGATATGCACCCCTTTATCCACCCCCTGTCAAGCGCGGCCGACCCGGCATGGGAAGCGCGCAGCGACTGGGAAATCTTCAAGGGCATCGCCAGGAGTTTTTCCGACATTGCGTCAGAAATTCTCGGGCGGGAACAGGATGTGGTGCTGACGCCGACCCTGCATGACACACCGGGCGAGCTGGCCCAGCCTTTCGGGGTGTCTGACTGGAAAAAGGACGGTGTCAAACCGGTTCCGGGCAAAACCATGCCGGCTGTGCACGTTATCGAACGCGACTATCCCAACATCTACCGGCGCTTTACCGCCCTTGGCCCCCTGATGGAAAAAATCGGCAATGGCGGCAAGGGCATCGCCTGGAATACAGAACATGAAGTGGACTTCCTCAGGGGGCTGAACGGCGCTGTCACCGAAGAAGGCGCAACACAAGGCATGCCGCGGATTGACACCGACATTGACGCCTCGGAAGTTGTCCTGTCGCTTGCTCCGGAAACCAATGGTGAAGTTGCCGTGAAAGCATGGGCGGCGCTGAGTGCAATAACCGGGCGCG
This is a stretch of genomic DNA from Candidatus Tokpelaia hoelldoblerii. It encodes these proteins:
- the narG gene encoding Nitrate reductase alpha subunit (bhsal10330), giving the protein MSHLLDRLNFLKRNKTFSAGHGITTTENRDWEDSYRKRWQYDKIVRSTHGVNCTGSCSWKIYVKGGIVTWETQQTDYPRTRPDLPNHEPRGCPRGASYSWYMYSANRVKYPLVRARLLKLWRMERAVKTPVGAWAAIQQHPQKREEYQKVRGLGGFVRSTWEEVNEIIAAANAYTIKYYGPDRIVGFSPIPAMSMVSYAAGARYLSLLGGTCMSFYDWYCDLPPASPQTWGEQTDVPESADWYNAGFLILWGSNVPQTRSPDAHFYAEARYKGAKSVVICPDYSEASKFADLWLHPKQGTDAALAMAMGHVILREFHLGRKVDYFDDYCRRYSDMPMLVRLTPHKRHFIPDRLLRASDFAKNLGERNNPEWKTVAINSRTDACVVPLGSAGFRWGEKGKWNLESKDGKGKDVVLELSLARKGKHDSFASVDFPYFGNEANDYAAGTNQKDIFTRKVPVRTLKLPEGEIQVATVFDLLVANYGLENGYKDKSCARSYDSDVPYTPAWAEKITGVPRQHIITVAREFARNAEKTNGRSMVILGAGLNHWYHMDMSYRGIINMLVMCGCIGQSGGGWSHYVGQEKLRPQTGWTPLSFALDWARPPRHMNSTSFFYAHTDQWRYETVKVNELLSPTAPEGAWDGSLIDYNIRAERMGWLPSAPQLATNPLHIAQMAEQAGIPAGDYVAKGLKNGTLRMSCEDPDAPENWPRNLFVWRSNLLGSSGKGHEYFLKHLLGTPNGVLGKDLGDEGNRDAREVVWHDKAPEGKLDLLVTLDFRMSTTCVYSDIVLPTATWYEKNDLNTSDMHPFIHPLSSAADPAWEARSDWEIFKGIARSFSDIASEILGREQDVVLTPTLHDTPGELAQPFGVSDWKKDGVKPVPGKTMPAVHVIERDYPNIYRRFTALGPLMEKIGNGGKGIAWNTEHEVDFLRGLNGAVTEEGATQGMPRIDTDIDASEVVLSLAPETNGEVAVKAWAALSAITGRDHTHLALPKEEEKIRFRDIVAQPRKIISSPTWSGLESEHVCYNAGYTNVHELIPWRTISGRQQLYQDHLWMRAFGESFCVYRPPVDTKTITPALEAKTNGEPYLVLNFITPHQKWGIHSTYSDNLLMLTLNRGGPVVWISEEDASHAGIADNDWVEVYNSNGALVARAVVSQRIRNGTIFMYHAQEKIVNVPGSPLTGQRGGIHNSVTRVIPKPTHMIGGYAQLSYGFNYYGTVGANRDEYVVVRRLESVDWLDDDYTNIPLANPKEAAE